Proteins from one Eriocheir sinensis breed Jianghai 21 chromosome 27, ASM2467909v1, whole genome shotgun sequence genomic window:
- the LOC127004032 gene encoding helix-loop-helix protein delilah-like — MIGERKRVLNKITFTMEQNSTMVPHTESSAAVSASCSSNHIGRRGSSKTTDKYSLRPRTVVRRLQQVDRSRDTSSFKTSEPKASKSRPPPLSKYRRKTANARERHRMKEINDAFETLRRILPDFCSSRVVAASTMTKITTLRLAASYIRALSHILEDGRRPGNINFLGEIHLEHTLPAQHLPQPPTAFPGNTNAHTLQSHTSEESANVSPLASFSSSSLSPSSSFTNSSPTSSSSSSYPPFSHLRCSFGSSSDLSDLLSDDSCCVLDDNLDLFDDIPPLPEADPFALLLAPDGAMQVPES; from the coding sequence ATGATTGGTGAGAGGAAACGAGTGTTGAACAAAATCACTTTTACGATGGAACAAAACAGTACAATGGTGCCTCACACGGAGTCATCGGCCGCCGTTTCTGCCAGTTGTAGCAGCAATCATATTGGTCGCCGAGGCTCGTCGAAAACCACTGACAAGTATAGTCTCCGCCCGAGAACTGTTGTCCGGAGGCTACAACAGGTGGACAGGAGTCGAGATACGAGCAGCTTCAAGACAAGTGAACCGAAAGCCTCCAAGTCAAGGCCGCCGCCACTGTCAAAGTATCGCCGCAAGACAGCCAACGCCCGAGAGAGGCACCGCATGAAGGAGATCAACGACGCCTTTGAGACGCTGCGCCGTATTCTGCCAGACTTCTGCAGCAGCAGAGTGGTGGCCGCGTCCACCATGACCAAGATCACAACTCTGCGGCTGGCGGCGAGCTACATCAGGGCGCTTTCGCACATCCTAGAAGACGGAAGGCGACCCGGAAACATCAACTTCCTGGGAGAAATTCACCTCGAGCATACGCTACCTGCCCAACACCTGCCTCAGCCTCCCACGGCCTTTCCAGGGAACACCAACGCCCATACTCTTCAAAGTCACACTTCAGAGGAGTCCGCGAATGTCTCCCCgctcgcttccttctcctcctcctctttatctccctcctcctcctttaccaactcttctcctacctcttcatcctcctcctcgtacccGCCCTTCTCACACCTCCGATGTTCCTTTGGCAGCAGCAGCGACCTGAGTGACTTGCTCTCTGACGACTCGTGTTGTGTATTGGACGATAATCTTGACTTGTTTGACGACATTCCTCCACTCCCCGAGGCTGACCCCTTCGCCCTCCTTCTGGCACCCGACGGGGCAATGCAGGTGCCGGAGTCGTGA